In Brachypodium distachyon strain Bd21 chromosome 2, Brachypodium_distachyon_v3.0, whole genome shotgun sequence, one genomic interval encodes:
- the LOC100826237 gene encoding probable E3 ubiquitin-protein ligase RZFP34 isoform X1, protein MGAMDVQLESVAKLNVEVLAQGSLLFDGNHTAQKINGFNTDDRERFEKGSMKYGCAHYRRRCRIRAPCCNEIFDCRHCHNEAKNSIGIDTMRRHEIPRHEVQQQVICSLCGTEQEVRQICINCGVCMGKYFCEVCKLFDDDVSKQQYHCHGCGICRIGGRENFFHCSKCGCCYSTVLKNSHSCVEGAMHHDCPICFEYLFESTNDVSVLPCGHTIHENCLKEMEEHCQFSCPLCSKSVCDMSKAWERLDMELASLSDSCDNKMVRILCNDCGAVSEVQFHLIAHKCQNCKSYNTRQI, encoded by the exons ATGGGTGCCATGGACGTGCAGCTTGAGTCTGTTGCTAAGCTAAATGTGGAGGTACTTGCCCAAGGCTCTTTGTTATTCGACGGGAATCATACAGCACAGAAGATCAATGGTTTTAACACTGATGATCGTGAGAGGTTTGAGAAAGGATCAATGAAGTATGG GTGTGCGCATTACCGAAGGAGATGCCGTATACGGGCACCATGCTGTAATGAGATTTTTGATTGCCGTCACTGCCACAATGAAGCGAAG AATTCGATTGGAATTGATACAATGAGGCGACATGAAATTCCACGCCATGAAGTGCAGCAG CAGGTCATATGCTCCCTGTGTGGCACTGAACAAGAG GTACGGCAAATATGCATCAATTGTGGTGTATGCATGGGGAAGTATTTCTGCGAAGTTTGCAAACTCTTTGATGATGAT GTCTCAAAACAGCAGTACCACTGCCATGGTTGTGGAATATGTAG AATTGGTGGCAGGGAGAATTTTTTTCACTGCTCAAAATGTG GATGCTGTTATTCTACAGTGTTAAAGAATAGTCATTCATGTGTTGAAGGAGCGATGCATCATGACTGTCCAATCTGCTTTGAG TACTTATTTGAGTCGACAAATGATGTATCTGTCTTGCCGTGCGGTCACACGATTCATGAAAACTGCTTGAAAGAAATGGAGGAACATTGCCA GTTTTCATGCCCGCTCTGCTCCAAGTCAGTGTGTGACATGTCAAAGGCATGGGAGAGACTAGACATGGAACTAGCGAGCCTGTCAGACTCCTGTGACAATAAAATG GTCCGTATATTATGCAATGATTGTGGGGCAGTATCAGAAGTGCAGTTCCACTTGATTGCGCATAAGTGCCAGAATTGCAAGTCATACAACACCCGGCAAATTTGA
- the LOC100826237 gene encoding probable E3 ubiquitin-protein ligase RZFP34 isoform X3, which yields MGAMDVQLESVAKLNVEVLAQGSLLFDGNHTAQKINGFNTDDRERFEKGSMKYGCAHYRRRCRIRAPCCNEIFDCRHCHNEAKNSIGIDTMRRHEIPRHEVQQQVICSLCGTEQEVRQICINCGVCMGKYFCEVCKLFDDDVSKQQYHCHGCGICRIGGRENFFHCSKCVLKNSHSCVEGAMHHDCPICFEYLFESTNDVSVLPCGHTIHENCLKEMEEHCQFSCPLCSKSVCDMSKAWERLDMELASLSDSCDNKMVRILCNDCGAVSEVQFHLIAHKCQNCKSYNTRQI from the exons ATGGGTGCCATGGACGTGCAGCTTGAGTCTGTTGCTAAGCTAAATGTGGAGGTACTTGCCCAAGGCTCTTTGTTATTCGACGGGAATCATACAGCACAGAAGATCAATGGTTTTAACACTGATGATCGTGAGAGGTTTGAGAAAGGATCAATGAAGTATGG GTGTGCGCATTACCGAAGGAGATGCCGTATACGGGCACCATGCTGTAATGAGATTTTTGATTGCCGTCACTGCCACAATGAAGCGAAG AATTCGATTGGAATTGATACAATGAGGCGACATGAAATTCCACGCCATGAAGTGCAGCAG CAGGTCATATGCTCCCTGTGTGGCACTGAACAAGAG GTACGGCAAATATGCATCAATTGTGGTGTATGCATGGGGAAGTATTTCTGCGAAGTTTGCAAACTCTTTGATGATGAT GTCTCAAAACAGCAGTACCACTGCCATGGTTGTGGAATATGTAG AATTGGTGGCAGGGAGAATTTTTTTCACTGCTCAAAATGTG TGTTAAAGAATAGTCATTCATGTGTTGAAGGAGCGATGCATCATGACTGTCCAATCTGCTTTGAG TACTTATTTGAGTCGACAAATGATGTATCTGTCTTGCCGTGCGGTCACACGATTCATGAAAACTGCTTGAAAGAAATGGAGGAACATTGCCA GTTTTCATGCCCGCTCTGCTCCAAGTCAGTGTGTGACATGTCAAAGGCATGGGAGAGACTAGACATGGAACTAGCGAGCCTGTCAGACTCCTGTGACAATAAAATG GTCCGTATATTATGCAATGATTGTGGGGCAGTATCAGAAGTGCAGTTCCACTTGATTGCGCATAAGTGCCAGAATTGCAAGTCATACAACACCCGGCAAATTTGA
- the LOC100826964 gene encoding uncharacterized protein LOC100826964: MEDCTDRNLAQRRIIPTGFFGVPGLFVRLSSKGLNEVDPNSVCIPTSPLDFKNLPSNNAVRTNLKPPRLQGIEADLKLRMSPPRVGLGLVNALTAHESKLHSGFKNPFLALGLPRVTTDASPQNNGSIGITMNGIIDFALSEEYTCVIHHGPNPKTTHILGGETLEVYKGVQDGSKRPIFTIKPTGEQSWLPSLAGVASGLCSCCRKRLRKDRDIYMHVGEKTFCSNECRKTEEAKLTYAGCWQLLCSLLVKLVVVARKCFPQVYRLVLFGLKG, encoded by the exons ATGGAGGACTGCACCGATCGGAACCTTGCACAGAGGAGGATTATCCCCACTGGATTCTTCGGGGTCCCTGGCCTCTTCGTGAGGCTAAGCAGCAAAGGCCTGAATGAAGTGGACCCTAATTCAGTCTGCATCCCAACCTCTCCACTGGATTTCAAAAACCTGCCATCAAATAATGCGGTGCGCACCAATCTCAAGCCCCCTCGATTGCAGGGTATCGAGGCTGATCTAAAGCTCAGAATGAGCCCCCCGAGAGTAGGCCTCGGCCTTGTCAATGCACTCACAGCCCATGAGAGCAAGTTGCACTCCGGATTCAAGAACCCCTTTCTTGCGCTTGGGTTGCCAAGGGTGACCACTGATGCATCACCCCAGAATAATGGCTCCATTGGTATCACCATGAACGGGATTATAGACTTTGCTCTGTCTGAAGAGTACACCTGTGTCATCCACCACGGTCCGAACCCAAAGACGACGCACATTCTCGGAGGCGAGACTCTGGAGGTGTACAAGGGTGTCCAGGATGGTTCCAAGAGGCCTATTTTCACCATCAAGCCCACTGGTGAGCAGTCATGGCTGCCCtcgctggctggagttgctTCTGGTTTGTGCTCCTGCTGCCGGAAGAGGCTGCGAAAGGACAGGgacatatacatgcatgt GGGTGAGAAGACGTTCTGCAGCAACGAGTGCAGGAAGACTGAGGAGGCGAAGCTGACGTACGCTGGATGCTGGCAGCTCCTGTGCTCTTTATTGGTGAAGCTTGTAGTGGTTGCAAGGAAATGTTTCCCACAAGTGTATCGTCTTGTTTTGTTTGGCCTAAAAGGCTGA
- the LOC100826237 gene encoding probable E3 ubiquitin-protein ligase RZFP34 isoform X2, with the protein MGAMDVQLESVAKLNVEVLAQGSLLFDGNHTAQKINGFNTDDRERFEKGSMKYGCAHYRRRCRIRAPCCNEIFDCRHCHNEAKNSIGIDTMRRHEIPRHEVQQVICSLCGTEQEVRQICINCGVCMGKYFCEVCKLFDDDVSKQQYHCHGCGICRIGGRENFFHCSKCGCCYSTVLKNSHSCVEGAMHHDCPICFEYLFESTNDVSVLPCGHTIHENCLKEMEEHCQFSCPLCSKSVCDMSKAWERLDMELASLSDSCDNKMVRILCNDCGAVSEVQFHLIAHKCQNCKSYNTRQI; encoded by the exons ATGGGTGCCATGGACGTGCAGCTTGAGTCTGTTGCTAAGCTAAATGTGGAGGTACTTGCCCAAGGCTCTTTGTTATTCGACGGGAATCATACAGCACAGAAGATCAATGGTTTTAACACTGATGATCGTGAGAGGTTTGAGAAAGGATCAATGAAGTATGG GTGTGCGCATTACCGAAGGAGATGCCGTATACGGGCACCATGCTGTAATGAGATTTTTGATTGCCGTCACTGCCACAATGAAGCGAAG AATTCGATTGGAATTGATACAATGAGGCGACATGAAATTCCACGCCATGAAGTGCAGCAG GTCATATGCTCCCTGTGTGGCACTGAACAAGAG GTACGGCAAATATGCATCAATTGTGGTGTATGCATGGGGAAGTATTTCTGCGAAGTTTGCAAACTCTTTGATGATGAT GTCTCAAAACAGCAGTACCACTGCCATGGTTGTGGAATATGTAG AATTGGTGGCAGGGAGAATTTTTTTCACTGCTCAAAATGTG GATGCTGTTATTCTACAGTGTTAAAGAATAGTCATTCATGTGTTGAAGGAGCGATGCATCATGACTGTCCAATCTGCTTTGAG TACTTATTTGAGTCGACAAATGATGTATCTGTCTTGCCGTGCGGTCACACGATTCATGAAAACTGCTTGAAAGAAATGGAGGAACATTGCCA GTTTTCATGCCCGCTCTGCTCCAAGTCAGTGTGTGACATGTCAAAGGCATGGGAGAGACTAGACATGGAACTAGCGAGCCTGTCAGACTCCTGTGACAATAAAATG GTCCGTATATTATGCAATGATTGTGGGGCAGTATCAGAAGTGCAGTTCCACTTGATTGCGCATAAGTGCCAGAATTGCAAGTCATACAACACCCGGCAAATTTGA